A genome region from Bombilactobacillus bombi includes the following:
- a CDS encoding putative polysaccharide biosynthesis protein, translated as MDNDTQTSITSESNSQSKASLIKGSAWMTAGSIFSRILGAIYVIPWNNWFGSLLTAKLANSLFGKGYNIYSLFLIISTAGIPGAISKQIAHYNAINEYATGNKLFKQGLKIMAITGVITAAVMYFGAPVLAVILSGGDQNVVPVLRALSWALLIIPIMSIVRGYFQGYEQMAPSAISQFIEQVARVIYILAATYFIMKVQKGSYINAVAQSTFAAFIGAIFGLGILIIYFIKQLPRLRKLSQGSNNEVDTSGQNFFVEIWSQALPFIILDSGIILFQIFDQQTFNFMMNTVQHLSTDTLNALYALFSFNTNKIIMIIVSLSTALAVTAVPLLSAAYSRHDAKDVNEQIGSTLQLFFLVMIPSALGMYAVAKPLYILFYRYDQLGIYILQFNSIIAILLALFTVLSAILQGLYQNGLAIKYFLVGFGVKIIAQYPCIYFFHTFGPLLATGIGMLVTSILMFRLLQTKFGFDINQTIRRTFGILLLSVFMLVVVILIDWIGYHFISPDNRILSVALLVVEVIVGALIYSYLILKVRIAEKIVGPKIATLRRKLHIK; from the coding sequence ATGGATAATGATACTCAAACATCCATTACTTCTGAGTCTAATTCGCAAAGTAAAGCGTCTTTGATTAAAGGCTCAGCATGGATGACAGCTGGGAGTATTTTTTCAAGAATTCTCGGTGCAATCTATGTTATTCCTTGGAATAATTGGTTTGGCTCCTTATTAACTGCCAAGTTAGCTAATTCGCTCTTTGGTAAGGGCTACAATATTTATAGTTTGTTTTTGATTATTTCGACTGCGGGGATCCCGGGAGCAATTTCGAAGCAAATTGCCCATTATAATGCAATTAATGAATATGCTACGGGTAATAAACTGTTTAAACAAGGATTAAAGATTATGGCCATTACAGGAGTAATAACAGCTGCTGTTATGTACTTCGGTGCTCCCGTTTTAGCAGTGATATTATCTGGTGGCGATCAAAATGTAGTGCCTGTTTTACGAGCTTTATCTTGGGCGTTGTTAATTATTCCCATTATGAGTATCGTACGAGGATATTTCCAAGGCTACGAACAAATGGCGCCGTCAGCTATTTCTCAGTTTATTGAACAAGTGGCTCGAGTAATTTATATTTTGGCCGCAACGTATTTTATTATGAAAGTTCAAAAGGGAAGCTATATTAATGCAGTAGCTCAGTCTACTTTTGCTGCTTTTATTGGTGCTATTTTTGGCCTGGGAATTTTGATTATTTATTTTATCAAACAATTACCACGTCTACGTAAATTATCGCAAGGCAGCAATAATGAAGTTGATACTAGTGGGCAAAATTTCTTTGTAGAAATTTGGAGTCAAGCACTGCCATTTATTATTTTAGATTCTGGGATTATTTTATTTCAGATTTTTGATCAGCAAACTTTTAATTTCATGATGAACACAGTGCAACATTTGTCGACAGATACTTTGAATGCACTATATGCGCTGTTTAGCTTTAATACAAATAAAATTATTATGATTATTGTTTCATTGTCGACTGCTTTGGCAGTTACTGCCGTACCATTGTTATCTGCTGCCTATTCACGGCATGATGCTAAGGATGTGAATGAACAAATTGGCAGTACTTTGCAGCTATTTTTCTTGGTGATGATTCCTTCGGCCTTAGGGATGTATGCAGTAGCTAAGCCGTTATATATTTTGTTTTATCGCTATGATCAATTAGGAATTTATATCTTGCAATTCAATTCTATTATTGCCATTTTGTTAGCCTTGTTCACGGTATTATCGGCTATTTTGCAAGGCCTTTATCAAAATGGGCTAGCTATTAAGTACTTTTTAGTGGGGTTTGGAGTCAAGATTATCGCCCAATACCCATGTATTTATTTCTTTCATACTTTTGGGCCATTGCTGGCTACAGGTATCGGAATGTTAGTCACTTCAATTTTGATGTTTCGCTTATTACAGACTAAATTTGGCTTTGATATCAATCAAACAATTCGGCGAACCTTTGGTATCTTACTGTTATCAGTATTTATGCTAGTTGTAGTAATATTAATTGATTGGATAGGATATCACTTTATTTCACCAGATAACCGGATTTTATCGGTAGCGTTGTTGGTTGTTGAAGTTATTGTGGGTGCTTTGATTTATAGTTATTTAATCTTAAAAGTACGTATTGCGGAAAAGATTGTCGGACCAAAAATTGCTACATTGCGTCGCAAACTTCATATTAAATAA